The Tubulanus polymorphus chromosome 1, tnTubPoly1.2, whole genome shotgun sequence genome contains a region encoding:
- the LOC141914805 gene encoding DNA-directed RNA polymerase II subunit RPB9-like produces MMDIDESYENQEHTGPGFVGIKFCQECNNMLYPKEDKENKILLYACRNCDFQMEADNPCIYVNKIQHDVDELTQIVADVIADPTLPRTEDHPCPKCGHREAVFFQSSSTKAEEGMRLYYVCTLSKCAHRWTE; encoded by the exons ATGATGGATATTGATGAAAGCTACGAAAACCAAGAACACACTGGACCCGGTTTTGTTGGAATTAAATTTTGTCAAGAATG TAACAACATGTTATACCCTAAAGAAGACAAGGAAAACAAAATCTTATTATATGCG TGCAGAAACTGTGATTTTCAAATGGAAGCTGACAATCCGTGTATTTACGTGaacaaaattcaacatgatgtGGA TGAATTGACACAAATCGTAGCTGATGTCATCGCAGATCCAACGCTTCCTCGTACAGAAGATCATCCCTGCCCGAAATGTGGTCACCGCGAAGCTGTATTTTTCCAGTCAAGCAGCACTAAGGCTGAA gaaGGTATGCGACTCTACTATGTCTGTACATTGTCTAAATGTGCTCACAGATGGACGGAATGA
- the LOC141915340 gene encoding ubiquitin carboxyl-terminal hydrolase 34-like, which produces MCDVCTDLLNLLDSHEEKIQGDGLHLSEGEIITVLIYAQAWSQRQCMCCFREVKNFERLNDIVQVILSMSIKTIETIPIEQKKFLEKENNSEKEKAEQKSNESGENEKTKSEDEQKEEKDGADDGDYIWTIDEKDKLLQFVSKLFLMNFPLYMAYKHMVHEEINPQEANALGNYCEVADTEVPLYLLRNVCFFCDTNGIQAIATCFDNGDPATLPFFVAHTLITIIANLRMWMNIPTIMQCIVPLRSHIIRYMCKLSDKDLRMAGLRNMTDLLWAAVKEPLDSQVTFDHEVLDLAFKYFTCSTLTIRLAGVSQMNNQINIYNENCNNESTNDAERYVLFKFSTCIGNKIANWLIDNKLVEHIFGPNLHVEIIKQCQMILNFLAVESRIINEHIDCIWAAAQLKHCSKQVHDILMTLIKNLDIERVQHLLKLVSSLEISSHTEQTLYLAYALIKRIWMSAGGPCPHVAQQPHQSPQYSGAVKEHEEFTKGIQEGVKDSPSNKSDVDVRKRKHDDDEDDDDEESEEGSLLEEEEDEEEGEIRKTKEEGRQGSSPTTSQEFVGSNVETEVYDCGNYLQQFQTHRHRHLQGDFMEDILSPDDGSCNSSHISNKSEKNMADFEGIIHHHNNEDDEDDEEHICSSFSYEDVCKTGHTLLWDLVQEDAACHLPEGLDAEAEKALFSLVCYSTDRRIRMKFIGACIDNLANNTSVVVSLRFLPKLLGSFQQYRSGTEPYNILIWAENKLNMMKHFFNNLIHFSDSVKEGSRPPAHSLYTFRDEVQVRLQFLTGVFSSLGSPDTFRLSLEQVDTLWSCLVINPASTDECLSWFLSQAKSKDHHALGLGAFKHIFLQKMPQLQPENISMIGLNLFQQLCHLARLANNSFDNPLPEDEISGMDQLWGIALKAHNTDVSMSAIQYLNNYYIMYDKVTIGKEEEFIQRCMESLVDCLFFQRPESSLLVIQRALILLKNHLESFRRRYAFHLRIWQLDNQGIISHQKLLQDRQSSMLRVVLQPAGLAEKQSTIEMLSSDLVAELRAEVTRWWESLQKQQKTEKQTPTTGSILTPILGSMLGDGPVRMITLGQELTVDMDEKSLLEIQFKDRQLVFISVGVSRHPRKQDGSTPASYQPAPKREQIPMMILLQEQYFEHLFNLLQELSSLHCPNPEISNNDNQESYTVESKARLLSHKVWELLMLLPTSHSMLHGFKSIMDMKDTQKSESNLRWDKLLNCHSPHKLMYSLQIVESISRPPKHKWRKRGHSGGGDYLPSSDSEDTSDSESNEESWSKKFVAVGGLWHMFHIFLSGCLQSKEGETWNEWNQECLGYLLRLISQFSISQDDLEAVSDDVFDQYDTPRKKMKKQKSNNEKILIPRLNETILSMMEVDAVMKILTTILHDAAVPSDKNQLHSSFARAEVVHYALSFLVSWAYSCEDVHPVLCSPDRLGFWLKRLTLDAPEPHVRREACMGLYRLCHGQTVDGSKKGYCFLLPLLSSLLTFLDYAKKMKPLKTADFHLEDGKDCPKEPYGAGCRDYFWLVCRLVESITKEDAVKSWEESGLVDLNSLASHMANAVVNKDYLEPRINTFEDDALIGLLQLGTSIMKHSPPFKSSVEGREFMAEIFWCLFSLPSVNKRHLPKCKSDASRSATYDLLIELVKGSYDNYVQLHQMVLAQHSKDAHSVYPWDHWPHDDGRSNCGYVGLTNLGATCYMATCMQHLYMIPQARESVLQATVTNDCGKYEGTLTELKKMFAYLLESERKAYNPRGFCKVYTMDKQPLNTGEQKDMTEFFTDLISKLEEMSPELKDVVKTLFGGVLSNNVVSLDCPHVSRTLEEFYTVRCQVADMKNLYESLDEVTVKDTLEGDNMYTCSKCQKKVRAEKRACFKSLPKILCFNTMRYTFNMVTMMKEKVNTHFSFPLRLSMEDYMEHNLIRSDKIRADDEEEDNEKKLEGVQQKDPNEESYEYELTGVTVHTGTADGGHYYSFIRDRLNQSENGQDKWFLFNDAEVKSFDPGQIAGECFGGEMTSKTYDSVTDKFMDFSFEKTNSAYMLFYERIPKNKDMEAVEPSCEEQVKKFNFELSKELADWIWQDNMQFLQDKNIFEHTYFGFMWQMCGYIPTTLPRDDGHQVPLLAAKLSASFVLETLIHAKEKPTMLQWIELLTKQFNSCPAACEWFLDHMANDDWWPQQILIKCPNQVVRQMFHRLIIHVITQLKPAHVAFYLQPLFEREDEVDRTLCNEIEKQSCVTRFIKKMLSITQHGVKPHSKYLSEYFAFFLDFAKMGSEECIFLIQINTISTFINFYMGHKGQDYVEIISDDEEEDDDVIVVTEDKFRPTSLEKMITLISILVEETRVDGREVRLSDKDLNTLVGGKGFPFLFNQIRDNVNLRQTCNLIFSICRWNDRAALTVVQMIFSAITSAKLNQEQSQPFFKVLSMLVEFIGGPPGMPNFTRYVLLKFWEVVEYCPQPCLEWLSAQVTRNKIIHSWVMQHLEHWVELYLIGHNNPRVRNAAAYLLVSLIPSPGFRQAFRSSRHLLSPLKEMNQEAVDVLHAIYEHLLRLLNRARHFVDAATHGTNKLTSYFALMTYCLLSRAEKLMFSQYFMDLWQLFQPKLTEPPISMHHNKQALLIFWHQVCVDCPENVQLIVSNAHVTKNIAFNYILADHDDQEVVIFNRCMLPAYYGILRMCCQQSRSFTRQLAHHQNIQWAFKNITPYPAQYTAAVEELFKMMKLMVLRYPDTSDEELKSINHFKRNTLLLYLQNLDARSNWQTLIPALKTLVENGDDRMLLMYNNGLLMITEAFCTLHMMFHEATACHVTGDIVELLSIFPPVIKMARLFAEKKVGEAKQCLSNWKEKMELIRKLLTLLNSYTPPEVREASLNVLREMVLTFQNDAIQVILPIVISAHVQFQNNTPFAPGPYFPRRGQKAIGGLKSNIRPPRPQFQMLLHSSLLESAKGIDKTYDNALCEFFYPYHQFVDLMCRVAVNQQNLMEQLINLSAMVAYEGVPLHSPYFAKLWYEIYHLEHVDKNCVDILCKSSSFIDYVESILLDERQSLNNQFIFQFFTNYFPRVHQQVLNDNGQALMDNIIQSITIEKLSLENTQCDDDILEITQKINGDLRALRLIFSVQPPKEMDSKLNEALSVILGICKQFQERKHKEKTAQLEVAAQTADETPAKKRKMSIDENKDDEKVEDEKETIERRLDRDSPIPGTSSQKCEIENPDSETEDDAKKGKMDLKKLIPKEKPNSVDVVAKHIESLFEMVNKQKPST; this is translated from the exons ATGTGTGACGTTTGTACAGACCTACTGAATCTCTTGGATTCGC ATGAGGAGAAAATTCAAGGCGATGGATTACATTTATCGGAGGGTGAAATAATCACCGTTCTTATATACGCACAAGCCTGGTCACAGAG ACAGTGCATGTGTTGTTTTCGCGAAGTTAAAAACTTCGAGAGGCTCAATGATATCGTTCAGGTTATACTGAGCATGTCAATAAAGACTATTGAAACGATTCCGATCGAACAGAAAAAGTTCctcgaaaaagaaaacaactCGGAGAAGGAGAAAGCGGAACAAAAATCGAACGAATCTGGTGAGAATGAAAAAACCAAGTCGGAAGATGAACAAAAGGAGGAAAAAGACGGCGCGGATGATGGAGATTATATTTGGACGATTGACGagaaagataaattattacaaTTCGTGTCGAAGTTATTTTTAATGAACTTTCCCCTGTATATGGCTTATAAACATATGGTACACGAG GAAATAAATCCCCAGGAAGCGAATGCTTTGGGAAATTATTGCGAAGTTGCT GATACTGAAGTTCCATTATATTTATTGCGAAATGTCTGTTTTTTCTGTGATACCAATGGCATTCAAGCCATTGCGACATGCTTCGATAATGGTGATCCCGCAACCCTGCCGTTCTTTGTGGCTCACACACTTATCACCATAATCGCAAAT TTGAGGATGTGGATGAACATACCAACTATAATGCAATGCATTGTTCCATTGCGATCTCATATCATCAG ataCATGTGTAAACTATCAGACAAAGATTTGAGGATGGCTGGACTTCGTAACATGACTGATTTACTATGGGCAGCAGTAAAGGAGCCATTGGACAGTCAGGTCACCTTCGATCATGAAGTACTCGATTTGgcgtttaaatattttacttgTAGCACATTGACAATCAGACTTGCTGGTGTCAGTCAAATGAAT aatcaaataaatatatacaatgaaaattgtaacaatgAAAGTACGAATGATGCTGAAAGGTACGTATTATTCAAATTCAGTACCTG TATTGGCAATAAGATTGCCAATTGGTTGATAGACAATAAACTGGTTGAACATATATTTGGACCGAATCTGCATGTTGAG ATAATAAAACAGTgtcaaatgattttgaattttctggcGGTGGAAAGTAGAATCATCAATGAACATATTGATTGTATTTGGGCTGCTGCGCAG TTGAAACATTGCAGCAAGCAAGTCCATGATATACTGATGACATTGATAAAAAATCTAGATATTGAACGTGTCCAGCATCTTCTAAAACTAGTTTCATCGCTGGAAATTTCCTCTCACACAGAACAG ACTCTGTATTTAGCGTATGCTTTGATCAAGAGGATCTGGATGTCGGCTGGTGGCCCGTGTCCTCATGTGGCTCAACAGCCCCATCAATCTCCACAATATTCAGGAGCTGTGAAGGAGCATGAAGAATTTACAAAAG GTATACAAGAAGGTGTCAAAGACAGTCCCAGTAACAAGTCTGATGTCGATGTGCGTAAGAGGAAACATGATGACgacgaagatgatgatgacgag GAATCCGAGGAGGGTAGTTTATTGGAGGAAGAAGAGGATGAAGAAGAAGGAGAAATCCGAAAAACAAAAGAAGAAGGCCGCCAAGGCAGCTCGCCAACGACTTCGCAAGAATTTGTTGGGAGTAATGTGGAAACAGaagtctatgattgtggcaattACTTGCAGCAATTTCAAACTCATCGACATCGACATTTGCAGGG AGACTTCATGGAAGATATTTTAAGTCCAGATGACGGCAGTTGTAACAGCTCtcatatcagtaataaatcgGAGAAAAACATGGCCGATTTTGAAG GTATAATACATCACCACAacaatgaagatgatgaagatgacgaGGAACACATTTGTTCAAGTTTCAGTTATGAAGATGTCTGTAAAACAGGACATACACTGCTGTGGGATTTAGTACAAGAAGACGCTGCT TGTCATCTTCCGGAAGGTTTAGATGCTGAAGCGGAGAAGGCACTATTTTCTCTGGTCTGCTATTCCACAGACCGTCGAATCCGCATGAAATTCATTGGTGCTTGTATCGATAACTTAGCCAATAACAC ATCTGTAGTTGTGTCATTAAGATTTCTCCCAAAGTTGTTAGGATCATTTCAGCAATACAGATCTGGTACTGAGCCATATAACATTCTCAT ATGGGCTGAAAATAAGTTGAACATGATGAAGCATTTCTTCAATAACCTCATACACTTCTCAGATAGTGTAAAAGAAGGCAGTCGACCTCCAGCTCATAGTCT tTACACATTTCGTGATGAAGTACAGGTGCGATTGCAATTTCTTACCGGTGTTTTTTCATCCCTTGGATCACCAGATACTTTCC GTTTAAGTCTTGAACAAGTGGATACACTGTGGTCTTGTCTAGTCATTAATCCAGCTAGTACTGATGAGTGCCTGAGTTGGTTTCTATCGCAGGCCAAAAGCAAGGATCATCATGCTTTGGGCCTTGGCGCATTTAAACacatatttcttcaaaag ATGCCACAGTTGCAGCCTGAAAATATTAGCATGATCGGACTGAATTTGTTTCAACAATTGTGTCACCTCGCTCGTCTTGCAAATAACTCATTTGATAATCCACTGCCTGAAGATGAG ATAAGCGGTATGGATCAGTTATGGGGTATCGCGTTGAAAGCTCACAACACTGATGTTAGCATGTCTGCCATACAGTATTTGAACAATTACTATATAATGT ATGACAAAGTCACAATTGGTAAAGAAGAAGAATTCATTCAAAGATGTATGGAAAGCTTA GTTGATTGTTTATTCTTCCAGCGGCCGGAGTCGAGTCTTCTTGTGATACAGCGTGCGCTGATCCTGTTAAAGAACCATTTAGAAAGTTTTCGCCGCCGATATGCTTTTCACCTGCGCATATGGCAACTTGACAATCAAGGGATTATCAGCCatcaaaaactgttacaagatCGACAAAGTTCAATGCTACGGGTTGTTTTACAACCAGCTGGTCTCGCTGAAAAA CAATCAACAATTGAAATGTTGTCGTCGGATTTAGTAGCAGAATTACGAGCGGAAGTCACTCGATGGTGGGAGTCTTTACAAAAACAGCAGAAAACCGAGAAGCAAACACCAACAACAGGCTCAATTTTGACGCCTATTCTGGGTTCAATGTTGGGAGATGGACCTGTGAGAATGATCACATTAGGCCAGGAGTTAACCGTCGACATGGATGAGAAATCACTGTTAGAAATACAGTTCAAAGACCGTCAA CTGGTTTTCATATCAGTCGGAGTCAGTCGACACCCGCGTAAACAAGACGGATCGACACCAGCCTCCTATCAACCAGCTCCGAAACGTGAACAAATTCCCATGATGATTCTACTACAAGAGCAATACTTCGAACATTTATTTAACTTGTTACAAGAGCTTAGCAGTTTACACTGCCCCAACCCTGAAATAAGCAATAAC GATAATCAAGAGTCCTACACAGTTGAATCAAAAGCTCGCTTGCTATCACATAAGGTGTGGGAGTTACTGATGTTATTACCTACTAGTCATAGTATGCTTCATGGATTCAAAAGCATCATGGATATGAAG GATACTCAGAAATCCGAGAGCAATTTGAGGTGGGACAAATTACTCAACTGCCACAGTCCGCACAAGCTCATGTATTCGCTACAGATTGTGGAATCGATATCAAGACCACCAAAACACAAGTGGAGGAAGCGG GGACATTCCGGTGGAGGGGATTATCTGCCGAGCTCAGATTCAGAAGACACATCTGATTCAGAAAGCAATGAGGAATCGTGGAGCAAAAAG TTTGTTGCTGTTGGAGGGTTATGGCACatgtttcacatttttttGTCCGGGTGTTTACAATCTAAAGAAGGAGAGACGTGGAATGAA TGGAATCAGGAATGTTTGGGCTATCTACTTCGTTTAATTAGTCAGTTCTCGATCAGTCAGGATGATCTCGAAGCTGTCAGCGACGACGTATTTGACCAGTATGATACGCCACgcaaaaagatgaaaaaacaaaaaagcaACAATGAAAAAATTCTTATACCTAGGCTGAATGAG ACAATTTTATCAATGATGGAAGTTGATGCTGTGATGAAGATACTCACAACGATACTTCACGATGCTGCCGTTCCTAG TGACAAAAATCAATTGCATTCGTCTTTCGCTAGAGCAGAAG TCGTGCACTATGCTTTGTCATTTCTGGTGTCTTGGGCGTACTCATGTGAAGACGTGCACCCGGTGTTGTGTTCTCCGGATCGACTTGGATTCTGGTTGAAGCGATTGACGTTAGATGCCCCAGAG CCACATGTCCGCAGAGAAGCGTGTATGGGTTTGTACCGCTTGTGTCATGGACAAACAGTCGATGGATCGAAGAAAGGATATTGTTTTTTGCTGCCTTTATTATCGAGTTTGCTCACATTTCTCGATTACGCTAAGAAAATGAAACCACTCAAAACTGCAGAC TTTCATTTGGAAGATGGTAAAGACTGTCCAAAAGAACCTTATGGGGCTGGATGTAGGGATTACTTTTGGTTGGTTTGTCGATTGGTGGAAAGTATCACTAAAGAAGATGCTGTGAAGAGCTGGGAAGAG TCTGGTCTGGTTGATTTGAATAGTTTAGCTAGTCACATGGCTAATGCCGTCGTCAACAAAGATTACCTGGAACCGCGCATCAACACGTTCGAAGATGATGCACTGATCGGGCTGTTACAGCTAGGGACTTCAATCATGAAACACAGCCCACCTTTTAAATCTTCAGTTGAAGGACGG GAATTTATGGCGGAGATATTCTGGTGCTTATTTTCCTTGCCGTCTGTCAACAAGCGTCATCTACCGAAATGTAAGTCAGATGCATCACGTTCGGCGACGTATGATCTGCTGATTGAACTGGTGAAAGGTTCATACGATAACTACGTTCAACTTCATCAAATGGTGCTAGCTCAACATTCAAAAG ATGCTCACTCTGTCTATCCATGGGATCATTGGCCTCATGATGATGGGCGTTCAAATTGTGGATATGTCGGCCTTACAAATCTCGGTGCTACATGCTATATGGCCACATGTATGCAACATTTGTATATGATACCTCAAGCAAGAGAAAGTGTTCTTCAGGCTACTGTTACT AATGATTGCGGAAAGTATGAAGGAACCTTGACTGAGCTGAAGAAGATGTTTGCATACCTACTG GAAAGCGAAAGAAAAGCCTACAATCCTCGTGGGTTTTGTAAAGTTTATACAATGGACAAGCAACCATTGAATACTGGTGAACAGAAAGATATGACAGAATTCTTTACCGACCTCATCAGCAAATTGGAAGAAATGTCACCTGAACTA aaagatGTAGTGAAGACTTTGTTCGGTGGCGTACTCTCAAataatgttgtttcattg GACTGTCCACATGTGAGTAGAACGCTTGAAGAATTCTATACCGTTCGTTGTCAGGTTGCTGATATGAAGAATCTCTAT GAATCGCTTGATGAAGTTACTGTGAAGGACACTTTAGAAGGAGATAATATGTATACGTGTTCAAAATGTCAGAAGAAAGTTAGAGCTGAAAAAAG AGCATGCTTCAAATCGTTGCCGAAGATTCTGTGTTTCAACACAATGCGCTACACATTTAATATGGTGACCATGATGAAGGAGAAAGTGAACACTCATTTCAGTTTCCCGTTGCGATTGTCTATGGAAGACTACATGGAGCACAATCTTATCCGATCGGATAAAATCCGCG CCGATGATGAGGAAGAAGacaatgaaaagaaattggaAGGCGTCCAGCAAAAAGATCCGAACGAGGAGAGCTATGAGTACGAGTTGACTGGTGTAACGGTTCACACAGGAACGGCGGATGGCGGCCACTATTACAGCTTTATCAGAGATCGACTTAATCAATCGGAAAATGGCCAGGATAAATG GTTCTTGTTCAATGATGCCGAAGTGAAATCATTTGATCCCGGACAAATTGCTGGCGAATGTTTTGGTGGAGAGATGACT AGTAAAACCTATGATTCGGTGACAGACAAATTTatggatttttcatttgaaaagacCAACAGTGCCTATATGTTGTTTTACGAGCGCATTCCGAAAAACAAAGACATGGAAGCTGTGGAACCTAGCTGCGAGGAACAAGTGAAAAAGTTTAATTTTGAGCTTTCAAAAGAATTAGCAGAT TGGATATGGCAAGACAACATGCAGTTTCTTCAGGataagaatatatttgaacACACATATTTTGG GTTTATGTGGCAGATGTGTGGTTACATACCCACAACTCTGCCTAGAGATGATGGCCACCAAGTTCCATTATTGGCAGCAAAACTTAGCGCATCATTCGTACTAGAGACGCTTATTCATGCAAAAGAAAAG CCGACCATGCTACAGTGGATTGAACTTCTCACAAAACAATTCAACTCATGTCCGGCAGCTTGTGAG TGGTTTTTAGACCATATGGCTAACGATGACTGGTGGCCGCAACAGATATTGATAAAGTGTCCGAATCAAGTCGTTCGTCAAATGTTTCACAGACTCATAATTCATGTTATCACTCAACTGAAACCAGCACATGTTGCTTTCTACTTACAACCactatttgaaag GGAGGATGAAGTGGATCGAACTTTGTGTAATGAAATCGAAAAACAATCATGTGTGACGCGTTTCATCAAGAAAATGCTGTCCATT ACCCAACATGGTGTGAAGCCACACAGTAAATATCTCAGCGAATACTTTGCTTTCTTCCTCGATTTTGCAAAAATGGGCAGCGAAGAATGCATCTTTCTCATACAGATCAACACCATTTCAACATTCATCAATTTCTATATGGGCCACAAAGGTCAAGACTAC gttgaaattatttctgatgatgAAGAGGAAGATGACGATGTTATCGTAGTAACCGAGGATAAATTTCGACCTACGTCTCTGGAGAAGATGATTACGTTGATCTCGATTCTCGTTGAAGAAACACGGGTTGATGGGCGTGAAGTAAGGTTGTCCGATAAAGATCTTAATACTCTAGTTGGCGGCAAA GGGTTTCCGTTCCTGTTCAATCAAATACGAGATAATGTTAATCTGCGACAGACATGCAACCTGATATTTAGTATATGCCGCTGGAATGACAGAGCTGCCCTTACA gttgttcaaatgattttcagtGCAATAACTTCGGCAAAGCTTAACCAAGAG CAAAGTCAACCATTTTTCAAGGTGCTATCAATGTTAGTAGAATTCATCGGAGGACCGCCTGGTATGCCAAATTTTACCAGATACGTGCTACTCAAATTCTGGGAGGTTGTGGAGTATTGCCCGCAGCCCTGTCTGGAGTGGCTTTCTGCTCAGGTGACCAGAAATAAGATAATACACAGCTGGGTAATGCAACATCTTGAACATTGGGTTGAACTCTACCTAATCGGTCACAACAACCCTCGAGTCCGAAATG ctgCTGCCTATTTGTTAGTTTCGTTAATTCCTAGTCCTGGTTTCCGGCAAGCTTTTCGTTCCAGTAGACATCTGTTGAGTCCTTTGAAAGAG ATGAATCAGGAGGCTGTTGATGTACTTCATGCCATTTATGAACATTTACTGAGGCTATTGAACAGAGCTCGCCATTTTGTTG ATGCAGCTACTCATGGGACAAATAAGTTAACTTCGTACTTTGCACTAATGACATATTGTCTTCTGTCAAGAGCTGAAAAACTAATG TTCTCGCAGTATTTCATGGACTTGTGGCAGCTATTTCAGCCAAAACTCACTGAACCTCCTATTTCAATGCATCACAACAAGCAG GCATTGTTGATATTCTGGCATCAAGTATGTGTTGATTGTCCTGAGAATGTTCAACTCATTGTGTCCAATGCTCATGTGACAAAGAATATTGCATTTAATTACATTTT AGCTGATCATGATGATCAAGAAGTTGTGATATTTAACCGATGTATGTTGCCGGCCTATTACGGTATATTGCGTATGTGCTGTCAACAGTCGAGGTCATTCACTCGTCAACTGGCTCATCATCAGAACATACAGTGGGCATTCAAAAATATCACTCCATATCCAGCACAGTACACAGCT GCTGTTGAAGAGTTGTTTaagatgatgaaattaatGGTGCTTCGTTATCCCGACACTAGCGATGAAGAGTTAAAATCGATCAATCATTTCAAGCGAAATACTCTGCTTTTGTATCTGCAAAATTTAGACGCGCGCTCGAACTGGCAAACACTAATCCC GGCCTTGAAGACGTTagttgaaaatggtgatgATCGAATGCTGTTAATGTATAATAATGGTTTATTGATGATCACTGAG GCATTCTGTACATTACACATGATGTTTCATGAAGCCACTGCCTGCCACGTTACCGGTGATATCGTAGAGTTACTTAGTATATTCCCGCCGGTCATTAAAATGGCTCGATTGTTTGCCGAAAAGAAAG TGGGAGAAGCCAAACAGTGCCTCAGTAACTGGAAAGAAAAAATGGAACTTATTCGTAAATTATTAACTCTACTGAATTCATACACTCCGCCTGAAGTGCGAGAAGCTTCACTGA ACGTGCTGAGAGAAATGGTGCTAACATTCCAGAATGATGCTATACAAGTTATCCTGCCGATTGTGATATCTGCTCATGTTCAGTTCCAGAACAATACCCCAT TTGCTCCTGGACCTTATTTCCCAAGGAGAGGACAAAAGGCTATCGGTGGTCTAAAATCCAATATTCGTCCACCGAGGCCTCAATTCCAAATGCTGCTACACAGTAGTTTGTTAGAATCAGCTAAG GGTATTGACAAAACATATGACAACGCATTGTGCGAGTTCTTTTATCCGTATCATCAATTTGTTGATCTCATGTGTCGCGTTGCGGTTAATCAACAGAATCTCATGGAACAGCTTATCAATCTAA GTGCTATGGTTGCATACGAAGGTGTACCATTGCATTCTCCATATTTCGCTAAGCTCTGGTATGAAATATACCATTTAGAA caCGTCGATAAGAATTGCGTGGACATTTTATGTAAAAGCAGTTCATTCATCGATTACGTGGAATCCATTCTGCTCGATGAACGCCAAAGTTTGAATAACcaattcatctttcaattcttCACAAATTATTTCCCAAGG GTGCACCAGCAAGTACTCAATGATAATGGGCAAGCGTTGATGGATAACATAATTCAGTCAATTACGATTGAGAAACTGTCTCTCGAGAACACACAATGCGATGATGATATTCTGGAAATCACCCAGAAAATTAATGGC GATTTGCGGGCGTTAAGATTGATCTTCTCCGTGCAACCACCGAAAGAGATGGATTCCAAATTGAATGAAGCTCTCTCAGTTATACTGGGCATCTGTAAGCAGTTTCAAGAACGcaaacataaagaaaaaacTGCTCAGCTCGAAGTTGCTGCCCAGACAG CAGATGAAACACCCGCCAAGAAAAGGAAAATGagcattgatgaaaataaggaTGATGAAAAGGTAGAGGATGAAAAGGAGACCATAGAGAGACGACTTGATCGCGATTCTCCAATTCCCGGAACTAGCAGTCAAAAATGTGAAATCGAAAATCCTGACAGTGAAACTGAGGATGATGCAAAG AAAGGGAAAATGGACCTTAAGAAACTTATTCCTAAGGAAAAACCGAACTCCGTTGATGTCGTTGCGAAACATATCGAATCGTTATTCGAGATGGTcaacaaacaaaaaccaaGCACATAG